TGGCTTGATGTCTTTCTCCAGTGACCTCGTACCAACAGCTTGGTGGCGGGGCATGGGTTTGGGGTGTCGTACGTTGAGGCGATGGCCCAGGATGGCAGGCTGGACGTCTGGCAAGGGTGCGGGGTGGTGAAAGCGAAAATTCGGCGCCTCAATGCTGTTGGAGGCGATGTCTTGGTAGTAAAACACCTATTGGGGTCGTCGCCATTGTTCTACCACCCTCTTAGCTCTGGGTGAAAACCCTTGTCCCCCCAACGAATGCAATGGTGGTGGCAATGCGTCATGACCCTCTTGGGTTCGTCACCGGTGAGTGTAGTCGCCTTTCAGTCACAGTGGCGTGTTCAGAATGGTATGACGGTCCAATCGACCCAACCAAAAATCCGGTGACTCACCGTATTGCTTGCACCTATCTTGTACATGAAGCAATATCCTCCTTTCATCATCTCTGCTCGCTGGTAGGGTCAACACTCCTTGGTTTAGGCAGAGTGTCCTCCCTAACAACAGTTGGGTGGTGTCGATGTGACGAAGTCCAGTGTTTTCTTCAAGGTGGCCTGTGGTTGAATGTCGTCGCCTTTCCTAGTTGAGTCTTCTGGTGGTCCAGCCTCTCCTGTGCTTCCTCTCGGCCGCATGCTGGAGGCGTCTAATTGGGCACTTCCGGTGCTTGTTAGCGTGTTTGGCTTGGTTTTCCATGCTTTCTTTGATCATCTTGTATGAGGATTTCCTCGACACCATATACCGTTCAGCCAAGCGGCCGAAGTCCTTTTTGTGATAAAATGCTTCTATGACAGGCTTGTTACAAAGAAacaactcaaataatattcatttCGGGGGGGTTTAGGTAATAATCTTTTCTTTTGTATATTTTTGCATGTTTTCTATATGTATGTTGGAGCAAAATTTTGGAATCTGGTCTCTGGTGTGTCCAGTTTCTAAAACTTAGTAAAAAATCTTATTTTTAGTTGTCaacttaagaaaaacaaaaataatgCTCATAAGTATTTTGATAAAATGATCCACCTCATCAAATTTCCATTAAAGCAACCATCAATTGAACTTACAAGAGTTTTGAACCAAAAGGAAGCTAAAATATTACAAGCAGGAACCGCAAATTTCTTATAGCATACACCAGAAAGCAAGAGAGCAGAACAACGACTCCAGGAAGCTAATTTTGCACATTCAACTTCACATTTAAATCCTGAGCACAATCGGGCTCCAACCATCGCATACTTCGCATGTATTGCAACATAATCCTAGGTGTTCAACCCTAGTATCAAACATATACTGGATTACCAGATAATCGTGTATTGTTTCCTTTTTTGACCTAATCATCTCTTGTTTCGGAACAAGGGGAAAAGAACCCAAAATATTGATTTTTTAATGAGAAATACGAAACACTAGAACCAAAAAAGCATATGAGATCATATCAGTGTGATAAAAATGATATTGTCAATTATTAAGAAGGTAGAAATACATTCACTCATTACAGACACAACAATGGGATGACATATGCTCCATTTCTTTTATAGATTAGGATGCATATGTACAAACTCAAACATGTCCCTAATTTGCGCACTGGTCTTCCGTGTAATCAGCCAACGTTTCACTTAGTTGTGGTTGTTCTCCCAGAACTGAGCCTGGAGCCAGTCTATTGTATTCTTTTCCACCTGAAACGCCTTGGCAAGAACATCATCGGATATTTGTGGGTCTGACCCAAACACCGCATTGGCAATTGTGATAGCCCCTGGGTTCTGGCTGCTGAGCGCGGCAATTGCAATGGCAGGCTTGTGGGGGTTGGGGTTGAATTGGAAGTGGATGAGCCCCGCGGGGAAGACGAACACATCACCTTTGTTGAGCACCTTCGAGAGGAACTTGTTTCTGTTTGGGGCGGGCTGGTTGGATGTGACAAAGCCAACGTACAGTGTCCCCTCGAGCACCGTGAGGATCTCAGTGGCGCGAGGGTGCGTATGTGGTGGGTTTTGACCCAAGGGAGCATAGTCGATGCGCGCAATTGAGATGCCGAGGGTGTTGAGTCCAGCAATCTGCATGACGTTGATCAAAGTGACGTTGGATCCAACCTTGTTGGTCACCCTAGGCTTGTCGAGGGCGGCTGCCTTGAAGAAGTTGTCAGCGTTGACCTCCATTGGGTTCTTGCAAACAAACCCATTGACACGTACTGGTGCATAGAAAAGATTTATAAAGTAAGCTTAGGTCTTACAAAGTAGTTTGAACATGCATATAATTTTCAGAAATTCATTTCAACATATGTATTTGGTGTAAGCTTAGGTCTTACAAAGTTGTTTCGACTTGCATATAATTTCTAGAAATTCATTTCAACAAATTTATTTGGTGAGAACGTGATGAGAAACCGGATAGTACCTGGTGAATTCATGTCGGCGACACAAAAGTCCTGCAGGGGGCTAGGATCGGAGGCAGTGGCCTGCCATGAGACCAGCGCGAGAAGAACAgcgaggagaaggaaggaagagggtGATGCCATCTGATTTTTTCTCTCTCCTGTTTTTCTGTTTGTGATTGTGGCGTGGGTGATGGTTTGAACATGCAGGGATGTATGAGTTTATATAGGTCCAGCGAGCAGCGCCTGAAATCGTTAGCAATTATAGACTTAGTCAAGTGAAACCAACCAACCAATTGAACTGGTCTCTTGCTGCTAATTAAAGTACTGCATATACGCCCATTTAAGACATGCTTTCCCTCCAAAGAAGCAATGCAGCGTATACAGCCATATAAAGCTATTATATGGTGATGTGTACGGCTGACTAGTAATTATGAATGTTTCTTCATCTCACCCGAGTCACCACAATGCAAGCAGGGTCGATTCCAGGAAAATTCACCACCCATCACTATTAAGGAAAAGATTTTTAAGACAAGAAACATCCGGCACTAGTTTAATTAGATATCATATACTTGGTCATAGTCGGAACCGGTGCAGACGAAACCAGTCAAAGAGCAGTTGAGGAGCCAAGTCATGTAAGGCAATCAATCGTTTTCTAGCTCGATGCCGACATAGATGAAGTCACCTACTCACGCGTAGGCTTGACTCATGGGCACATGACTACTACCCCTGTTCTTTTCAGTAGTTGATACAGAATCATGTGTGCAATCTACCTTTTCAAACTATGAAATTATATATTTGCCAATAGATTTTTCATGAAATCCAGTAACATAGGGCGACAGAGTAGTTAGCAGATTTGTAGCAGCACCTATACGTTATCATCATGTCAGTCTGATATTTACTTGGTCAAATGTCTCTCGAAGTGGTTGAGTACTTGCAGGAAGAAGCGACGACATTAATGGACGAAGTGCCCAACCAAAAGGAGAGCTGATACAAATGCCATGACGATGGAGAGAAGGAAGTTTCCATATGATCTTAGCAAGACTAGTTAACATCTTCTTGCGAAGAGTTTTATCATGCGTGACCGGTTCAGTGTATAAATCTAACAATCTGGTTAGCCTTCCTGACTAGGTTCGTCGCACCAGACCTCACCTGCTTCTTTTGCTATTgtaaatagtactccctctgtaaagaaatataagagctttcagatcactaaagtagtgatctaaatgctcttatatttgtttacggagggagtacatccaATGACAAGACTAGGCCAGGCGGCTAAGTCATAAACGTATTAATTTCTTGGAGGTGTGTGTTGGCAGTTTTAGTGTAGAAAGAAGTTTCCGTTAGATGATTTAATTGCTTCTATCACAAGCATCTTACAAAGAAACAACTCAAATAATAATTGTTTTTCAGACTTAACTATCTACAATAGTTTTGCTGGGGAATGATCAATCAAATTTACAAGAGTTTTGAACCAAAAGGAAGCTAAAACAATACATCCAGGAAAAATAGAACTAACGGCAACCAAAACAGCAAGTTTCGGGGCAATGGAAACGTAAACTACATCTTTCATCACCGGAAAGACAGACCACAGAACAACACCAGCAAGCAACTTTTGCACATTCAACATGCACATTGCAACCTCCGAGCACATTACCATATAATCATATGGTCATATATTCGCTTCTGATTAAATTTTTGCCTAAACTCCTCAAGTTTCCTTTTAATATGCCTAAGCGTTACTGCATCATCTGATGTACGGCTGAGTAGTATATTATGATTATTTATCCATCTCACCCAAGTCGGCACAATGCTTGCAGGGCTGGTTCCATGAAATGTCACCACCCACCACCATAGTTTATTAGATATCATATACTTGGTCATGGTGAGAACTGGTCCTCACGAGGTCAAAGAGGAGCTGATAAGAGCCAAGTGACGTAAAGCAATCGTTTTCTAGGTAGACAAATCCACCTTCTTAGCTTTATCTACTCCCTCGCTTCTTTTCAGGTGCTACAGAATGCGTGCAATCAAGCTTTTCAAGCTGTGGCCACTAACATAAGCAAACTATATATTTGTCACCGGATTTGTCACGAACAATACTGTGCACAAGATATGGCATGGGATAAAAATAACATACACATAATTATACATTGATAGATTGTGTTAGCAGCTTAACATACATATGATTAAAAAGCATGGTTAGAGATATAATGGAATATCTTACCGTCCTCCAAAACCAAGGGAAAAATAAACAGAGAAACTTTGCAATATGAGTCACCTACTGATATACAAAATATTAGGTTGTAAGATGACGTTGTAGTTAACGCATTGTGTCAATGAGGAAGAAATCGAGGTGCGTCATTCCATGCATGAATGCAACTAATACACAACTATTATATATAGCAGCCCCTGTTATCATCACATCAATAAGATATTTACTTGGTCAAAATTTTCTCAAAATGGTAAATTACATTAATCCACGCACACATAACAATGACGATAGGGAGCAGAAACAATTCATGTGATCTTAGTAAGAGTAGTTAACGTTCTCTTGCTAAGAGGTTTATCATGATCATTTCAATGGAAAAATCTGACAATCTAGTCATCCTTTCTTGAGTAGGCTCATGACACAGCTCGCATGCCTCTTTGGTTAGAGTAAACAGCACACCCAATGAATTGGCTGGGTGGCCACTCATAAACTGATTAATTTCTTGGAGGTCTGTGTGTCATTTTGATACAGAAAAGTTGTTTCCCTCATACAAATAAAATGCATCCAGAAAGAAGAATACAGGCCCCAACATCATCCTGGTGGACAACATGAGTGCCTATCTCCGCCACCCACCCTAGACCTACACACTCTCCACCTCCCTGGTAGCCATCGATCGGCACCACATAGAGCAAAGCCCCGAGCGATGGCAGGCGGCAGTGGGATGTCCCTTCTCTCCGCTCCACCCTCTTGTCTCTGTGGGCTAACCCTAGCACCTCACACCACCACCACTGCTATCCCCTGCCTCCGGATGTGGACCGCTGACCTGAGATTTCGTGGCATGTCTAGTGGTGTCATGGTTCACTTGGTTCGTGCGTGGATCAGGGAACTCTGCCTGGAGCCGGTGCTCTCCCAGAATAGGCAGCATCGTGATCGTCGACCTGTGAGGGGTGATTGCGGTCAGACGGGATGTGGTTGCCCATAGCCTCTGATGGGTGAGGTTCCACCGCAGGTGAGGTACTCCATGCCCCTACCCGTAGTGGTCAGGTGGGTTTGTTTGCGGTCTTTGGCCTGACCGGATCTGGTCAGGGTCGTGGACTTGCGCCAGCTCGAGCCTCACTATGGTTTGATGTCTTTCTCCAGTGACCTCGTACCAACAGCTTGGTGTCAGGGCATGGGTTTGGGGTGTCGTACGTTGAGGTGATGGCCCTCGATGGCAGGCTGGACGTCTGGCAAGGGTGCGGGGCGGTCCAGGCGAAAGTTCGGCGCCTCAACGCTGTTGGAGGCGTTGTCTTGGTAGTCACGCAGCTATTGGGGTCGTCGCCATTGTTCTCCCGCCCTCCTAGCTCGGGGTGGAAACCTTTGTCTCCCACCCCCAACGGATGTGGTGGTGGTGGCAATGCGTCATGACCCTCTTGGGTTCGTCATCGGTGAGTGTAGTCACCTTTTAGTCGTAGTGGCGTGTTCAGAATGGTATGCCGATCCAATCGACCCAACCTCAAATCTGGTGACTCACCGTATTGCTTGCACCTATCTTGTACATGCAGCAATATCCTCGTTTCGTCATCTCTGCTCGCTGGTAGGGTCAACGCTCCTTGGTTTAGGTAGAGGGTCCTCTCTAATAGCAGTTGGGTGGTGTCAATCTGATGAAGTCCAGTGTTTTCTTCAAGGTGGCCTATGGTTGAATGTCGTCATCGGTCCTGGTTGAGTCTTCAGGTGGTCCAGCCTCTCATGTGCTTCCTCTCGGCTGCATGCTGGAGGCGTCTAATTGGGCACTTCCGGTGCTTGTTAGAGTGTTTGGCTTGGTTTTCCATGCTTTCCTTCATCATCTTGTATGAGGATTTCCTCGACACCATAGATCGTTCAGCCAAGCGGCCGAAGTCTGATTTGTGATAAAATGCTTCCATGACTGGCTTGTTACGAACAAacaactcaaataatattcatttcggggggggggggggcggggggggggggggggggttaggtaATAATATTTTCTTTTCTATATTTTTGCATGTTTTCTATATGTATGTTGGAGCAAATTCTTGGTGTGTCCAGTTTCTAAAACTTAGTAAAAAAATATTTTTAGTTCTCaacttaagaaaaacaaaaataatgCTCATAAGTATTTCGATAAAACTAGCCACCTCATCAAATTTCCATTAAAGCAACCGTCAATTGAACTTACATGAGTTCTGAACCAAAAGGAAGCTAAAATATTACAAGCATGAACCGCAAATTTCTTATAGCACACACCAGAAAGCAAGAGAGCAGAACAACGACTCCAGGAAGCTACTTTTGCACATTCAACTTTCACATTTAAATCCTGTGCACAATCAGGCTCCCACCATCACAATCGGGCTCCAACCATCGCATACTTCGCATGTATTGCAACATAATCCTAGGTGTTCAACCCTAGCATCAAACATATACTGCATTACCAGATAATTGTGTATTGTTTCCGTTTTGACCTAATAATCTCTTGTTTTGGAACAAGGGGAAAACAACCCAAAATATTGATTTTTCAAAGAGAAATACGAAACATTAGAACCAAAAAAGCATATGAGATCATATCAGTCTGATAAAAAATGATATTGTCAATTATTCAGAAGGTATAAATACATTCACTCATTACACACACAACAATGGGATGACATATGATCCATTTATTTTATAGATTAGGATGCATATCTACTAACTCAAACATGTCCTTAATTTGCTCACTGGTCCGCCGTGTAATTAGCCAACATTTCACTTAGTTGTGGTTGTTCTCCCAGAACTGAGCCTGGAGCCAGTCTATTGTATTCTTTTCCACCTGAAACGCCTTGGCAAGAACATCATCGGATATTTGTGGGTCTGACCCAAACACCGCATTGGCAATTGTGATAGCCCCTGGGTTCTGGCTGCTGAGCGCGGCAATTGCAACGGCGGGCTTGTGGGGGTTGGGGTTGAATTGGAAGTGGATGAGCCCCACGGGGAAGACGAACACGTCACCTTTGTTGAGCACCTTCGAGATGAACTTGTTTCTGTTTGGGGCGGGCTGGTTGGATGTGACAAAGCCAACGTACAGTGTCCCCTCGAGCACCGTGAGGATCTCAGTGGCGCGAGGGTGCGTATGTGCTGGGTTCTGACCCAAGGGAGCATAGTCGATGCGCGCAATTGAGATGCCGAGGGTGTTGAGTCCAGGAATCTGCATGACGTTGATCAAAGTGACGTTGGATCCAACCTTGTTGGTCACCCTCGGCTTGTCGAGGGCGGCTGCCTTGAAGAAGTCATCAGCGTTGACCTCCATTGGGTTCTTGCAAACAAACCCATTGACACGTACTGGTGCATAGAAGAGATTTATAATGTAAGCTTAGGTCTTACAAAGTTGTTTCGACTTGCATATAATTTCCAGAAATTCATTTCAACGTATTTATTTGGTGAGAACATGATGAGAAACCGGATAGTACCTGGTGAATTCATGTCGGCGACACAAAAGTCCTGGAGGGGGCTAGGATCGGAGGCAGTGGCCTGCCATGAGACCAACGCAAGAAGAACAgcgaggagaaggaaggaagaggaGGATGCCATCTGATCTTTTTCTCTCTCCTGTGTTTCTGTTTGTGATTGTGGCGTGAGTGATGGTTTGAACATGCAGGGATGTATGAGTTTATATAGGTGCAGCGAGCAGCGCCTGAAATCGTTAGCAATTATAGACTTAGTCAAGTGAAACCAACCAACCAGTTGAACTGGGCTCTTGCTGCTAATTAAACTACTGCATATACGCCCATTTAAGACACGTTTTCCCTTCAAAGAAGCAATGCAGCGTATACAGACATATAAAGCTATTCTATGGTGATGTGTATGGCTGAGTAGTAATTATGAATGTTTCTCCATCTCACCCACAGTCGCCACAATGCATGCAGGGTCGATTCCAGGAAAATTCATCACCCATCACTATTAAGGAAAAGATTTTTAAGACAAGAAACATCCGGCACTAGTTTAATTAGATATCATATACTTGGTCATAGTCGGAACCGGTGCGGACGAAACCAGCCAAAGAGCAGTCGAGAAGCCAAGTCATGTAAGGCAATCAATCGTTTGCTAGCTCGATGCCGACATAGATGAAGTCGCCTACTCACGCGTAGGCTTGATTCATGGGCGCATGACTTCTGAAGACATATAGAGTGACTACTACCCCTGTTCTTTTCAGTTGTTGATACAGAATCATGTGTGCAATCGACCTTTTCAAACTATGAAATTATATATTTGCCAATAGATTTTTCATGAAATCCAGTAACATAGGGCGACAGAGTAGTTAGCAGATTTGTAGCAGCCCCTATACGTTATCATCACGTCAGTCGGATATTTACTTGGTCAGATGTCTCTCGAAGTGCTTGAGTACTTACAGGAATAAGCGATGACATTAATGGACGAAGTGCCCAACCAAAAGGAGAGCAGGAAGTTTCCATATGATCTTAGTAAGACTAGTTAACATCTTCTTGCGAAGAGTTCTATCATGCATGACCAGTTCAGTGTATAAATCTAACAATCTGGTTAGCCTTCCTGACTAGGTTCATGGCACCAGAGCTCACCTGCTTCTTTTGCTATTGTAAATAGTAGTACATCCAATGACAAGACTAGGCCAGGCGGCCAAGTTATAAACAGGTTAATTTCTTGGAGGTGTGTGTTGGCAGTTTTAGTGTAGAAAGAAGTTTCCATTAGATGATTTAATTGCTTCTATCACAAGCATCTTACAAAGAAACAACTCAAATAATAATTATTTTTGGGACTCGGATATCTGCAATAGTTTTGCTGGGGAATGATCAATCAAACTTACAAGAGTTCTGAACCAAAAGGAAGCTAAAATAATACATCCAGGAAAAATAGAACTAACGGCAACCAAAACAGCAAGTTTCATGGCAATGGAAACGTAAACTACATCTTTCATCACCGGAAAGACAGACCACAAGAACGACTCCAGGAAGCAACTTTTGCACATTGAACATGCACATTGCAACCTCCGAGCACATTACCATATAATCATATGGTCATCTATTCGCTTCTGattaaaattttgcataaactcCTCAAGTTTCCGTTTAATATGCCTAAGCGTTACTGCATCATCTGATGTACAGCTGAGTAGTATATTATGATTATTTATCCATCTCACCCAAGTCGGCACAATGCTTGCAGGGCAGGTTCCATGAAAAGTCACCACCCACCACCATAGTTTATTATATATCATATACTTGGTCATGGTGAGAACTGGTCCTCATGAGGTCAAAGAGCAGCTGATAAAAGCCAAGTGACGTAAAGCAATCGTTTTCTACCTAGACAAACTCACCTGCTTAGCTTTATCTACTCCCTCGCTTCTTTTCAGTTGCTACAGAATGCGTGCAATCAAGCTTTTCAAGCTATGGCCACTAACATAAGCAAACTATATATTTGTCACCGGATTTGTCAAGAACAATACTGTGCACAAGATATGGCACGGGATAAAAATATCATACGCATAATTATACATTGATAGATGTGTGTTAGCAGCTTAACATACATATGATTAAAAAGCATGGTTAGAGATATAATGGAATATCTTACCGTTCTCCAAAACCAAGGGAAAAATAAACAGAGAAACTTTGCAATATGAGTCACCTAGTGATATACAAAATAATAGGTTGGAAGATGATGTTGTAGTTAACGCATTGTGTCAATAAGCAAGAAATCAAGGTGCGTCATTCCATGCATGAATGCAACTAATACACAACTACTATATGGAGCAGCCCCTGTTATCATCATATCAATAAGATATTTACTTGGTCCAAATTTTCTCAAAATGGTTAATTACATTAATCCACACACATATAACAATGACGATACGGAGCAGAAACAATTCATGTGATCTTAGTAAGAGTAGTTAACTTCCTCTTGCTAAGAGGTTTATCATGATCATTTCAATGGAAAATCTGACAATCTAGTCGTCCTTTCTTGAGTAGGCTCATGACACACCTCGCATGCCTCTTTTGTTAGAGTAAACAGCAAACCCAATGAGTGGGCTGGGTGGCCACTCATAAACTGATTAATTTCTTGGACGTGTGTGTGTGTCGTTTTGATACGTAAAAGATGTTTCCCTCAGACAAATAAAATGCATCCAGAAAGAAGAAGACAGGCCCCAACATCATCCTGGTGGACGACATGAGTGCCTATCTCCGCCACCCGCCCTAGACCTAGACACGCTCCACCTCCCTGGTAGCCATCGATCGGCACCACATAGAGCAAAGCCCCGAGCAATGGTAGGCGGCAGTGATATGTCCCTTCTCTCCGCTCCACCCCTTGGTCTCTGTAGGCTAACCCTAGCACCTCACACCACCACCATTGCTATCCCCTGCCTCCGGATGTGGGCCGCTGACCTAAGATT
This genomic window from Aegilops tauschii subsp. strangulata cultivar AL8/78 chromosome 4, Aet v6.0, whole genome shotgun sequence contains:
- the LOC109744931 gene encoding germin-like protein 8-5, whose protein sequence is MASPSSFLLLAVLLALVSWQATASDPSPLQDFCVADMNSPVRVNGFVCKNPMEVNADNFFKAAALDKPRVTNKVGSNVTLINVMQIAGLNTLGISIARIDYAPLGQNPPHTHPRATEILTVLEGTLYVGFVTSNQPAPNRNKFLSKVLNKGDVFVFPAGLIHFQFNPNPHKPAIAIAALSSQNPGAITIANAVFGSDPQISDDVLAKAFQVEKNTIDWLQAQFWENNHN
- the LOC141021578 gene encoding germin-like protein 8-11, yielding MFKPSLTPQSQTETQEREKDQMASSSSFLLLAVLLALVSWQATASDPSPLQDFCVADMNSPVRVNGFVCKNPMEVNADDFFKAAALDKPRVTNKVGSNVTLINVMQIPGLNTLGISIARIDYAPLGQNPAHTHPRATEILTVLEGTLYVGFVTSNQPAPNRNKFISKVLNKGDVFVFPVGLIHFQFNPNPHKPAVAIAALSSQNPGAITIANAVFGSDPQISDDVLAKAFQVEKNTIDWLQAQFWENNHN